A segment of the Eptesicus fuscus isolate TK198812 chromosome 9, DD_ASM_mEF_20220401, whole genome shotgun sequence genome:
GGAGACGGTGTCAGCACCTCCTCTGACGCTGCTGAGAGGGCCAAGTGGGGTGACCGACTGCAAAGGGCCATGCAAGGGGTGGGCCACTCCCTCGGAGCTGCTGGCTCCCTGCTGTTGCCCGTGACCGTGACCACAGCTCCTTTACCTGGGTTCCGTGTGACCCTGCGATCAAATGACCTATTTTGGGCTCTCTGGCTGCATGCCCTGAGCCAGCAGCCTCGGCTTCTGAGGGCGGGAGCCAGCAGAGCCTGGGACAGCCTAGCTGGCTCCAGGCTGGGGACCTTCCCTGGAAAGTCTCTTGCAGAAAGAGTGTGATCCGATGAGGCTGGAACAGCCGTGAGGAGCCACTGTGCCTGCACCACAGCTCCCAGGCCAAGGAGAGGGGAGGACAAGGACAAGAGCTTCCTAGCAAATTGGGTCCCTCACAGCCCCGGACCCCTGGGCAAGGGCCCATACGAAGCCCGCACCAGGATGACAGCTCTGCAGCTGGCGGGCCACAGAGGGGCCTCTGCCCTGTGCTGGGGGCCTGGGATGGGCACCCGCTGCGGCCCCGTTCCCTgcgcggggccggggcaggaagAGACGGGAGCTCTCGAGAACCGTACATTCGAAGGCCTGCAGGGCCCGGGATAACGAAGCAGAGGAAAACTCGTCCCAGTGTTTCCTGGCCCTCCTGAAATGCCACGGTAACTGCCAAGTCACGCCTGTTTCTCAGGTAAAACACTGCCCTGCTTGGAAACGCTTAGGGCCTGTAAGCCACTCCTCGAATTCTCTTAAAATAACTGAAGATTGACACATAAGGAGAGTCAACATGTGGCGCACCCTGGACCCGCTGACCAGCTCTGCGGCCTTGGACTTGTTACTTAACCTCTGCAGCCACTGTCTCTTTCTCAAAGTGAAGAGGCCTCTGGGAAAACCCTCAACAAGAAACCAGGCTCAGAGGAGGACCTCGGTAAGTGTCTGCTGTTGTGATTAACAgcaaaaatgagaaacaaatgcCCACCAATAAAGGATCGGTCAAAAAATAGGGCACAGCCATGTGGCTGCATATTATGCAATTGCTAACAAGTTTTCTTGGGAATTGTTTAAAACATTGTAAAAGGATCATAAGTAAAAAACTGGATGTTAAAATGGATAGTAAAATGTTTACAGTATAAGGTCCCAACTTTAGGGTGGAAATAGATGCATATTGTTAAAAGGCTGAGGGGAAATTTAACAAAAGGTAAGAGTGATGATGGCTATGTAATAGGATTCAATCCTTCAagctgtttctgtctttcctggTCTCCTGCACTGACGGTGCGTTATTTTATAGCCAGGAAAGGTGTCAGCTTGTGCTATGGAGGGAGCAGCGCTGGCAATAAGAAAGGAGTGAGCTCGCATTGTCCCGCCTGCGCCTGCGTTGGAAGCTGCAGCTGGGCCTTCTCAGCAAGGCGACCTTCTCAGAAAAGTATTGATTTCCTCTGGTTCAAAGTCAGGCTGTCAGGTCCGCCTGGCCACCCTCAGGGGCCCGAAGACAGTGCTCAGAGAACTGGCTCCATGTCTCTGCCTTCCTCAGGggctgcaggctcccagccccacaAACACAGGAAGGGAAGCCACAGTCCCAGGCTCAAGGAGCTCAGAGTTGGTCGGGAGGCAGACCAGGAAACAGTGTGTGAGCAGCACAGCGAGTACAGAGTACGTGTGTGATGGAAATCACAGgagggcctggcctgcgggaggcggggagggagagggtggtcagggcctggcctgtgggaggaggggagggagagggtggtcagggcctggcctgtgggaggcggggagggagagggtggtcagggcctggcctgcgggaggcggggagggagagggtggtcagggcctggcctgcgggaggcagggagggagagggtggtcagggcctggcctgcgggagaaggggagggagagggtggtcagggcctggcctgcaggagaagtggagggagagggtggtcagggcctggcctgcgggagaaggggagggagagggtggtcagggcctggcctgtgggaggcggggagggagagggtggtcagggcctggcctgcgggaggcggggagggagggggtggtcagggcctggcctgcgggaggcggggagggagggggtggtcagggcctggcctgcgggagaaggggagggagggggtggtcagggcctggcctgtgggaggcggggagggagggggtggtcagggtccggctcctgggctcctggtaGCCGAGAGGCAAACACAGAGGCAGAAAGGTGTGAACAGCCATGGCCCGAGACAGGAGCTGAGAGCCATTCCCTGTGGCAGCTTACGGTGCCTGAGGTCATGCAGCTGGCAGGGGGTCTCGCTCGTCATGCTAAGGGGGCTGGACTTCCACCTCAGGCAGCAGAGAGCCACTGAAAGGTTTTAAGTGGGGGGAGGCCTGCTGACATGGCCTTCAAAATCCCTCTGCCAGGGGGTAGAGAATGCACTGTGGGGGGCAAGTGAGACGTCAGGGTGCCAATTAGGAGCTTTTGCAGTAATTGAGACGAGAATGAATACTGGCTCAGACCAAAGGGGTGTTCAAACCAAGATGGAGAAGATGAAGCAGATCTGAGCAGCATTAAGGCTGCTGGTAGCGTTCGAGATActtggggaagagaggaggacaCATCTGTCATGGCTGAGAACATGGGGGGGAAGGTTATGAATCTGGACCTGCTGAGTGTGGGACCTCCATGGTGAGGTGGTCAGGAGGAGCTGCATACAGGCGGGTCAGCAGCGGGGTCTGCGCTGAGGGCACATGTCTGTGGAAGTCACCGCAGCATATGTGACTCCCAAAGAGAAGGTAGGAGTCTGAGAGCTGAGAGGACTGAATACAGAGAAGACCAGCATGACAAAGGGAACGAGGGCATTCCCAAGGGGATGAGCAGAGAGGCAgaaacctgggggagggggagagaggtgtATATCATGGAAGACGAGGAGGAAAAGCAGGGTTTCTAGAAGGATCATGATGATCTCACCTGGCCAGAAACTGCTGAGTAGTCATAGGCGTGTGGGTGTGACCATATAGGCCCCGGAATCGGGGCCCTCTGAGTGCGGGCTGTCCATGGGACACCCAGGCTGACCTCAGCCACTTCTCCACTCTCAGGCTCAGACCAGCAGACCAGGCATGTCCACTGTTCAGTCCAGTACTGGGGGGCACCGGGACCCTCTGCTGGAACCATTTAGTGAGGCCTCAGGGGCGGGCCCACGCTCCAGGGTCTCCAGCACCTGCCTGGGCCCAGCAGATACTGGATACAAGTTCACCAGGGGGAGAGCGGGcatgggggaggctgggaggcctgggtgCAGCACGAGGGGCCAGATTACAGGGGGCAAAGACTGCCCAGCTCACTCTCCTCCCTGGGTCTAGGGAGGGCAAGCAGCGCCCCGGGTACCAGCCCCCTCCAGCTGCAGAGGGGAAGCGTTTGTGGGCCTAAAGATTGTGGGCAGGACCCCAGGACTAATGCCAAGCACAGATCCATTGGTGGGGTGATCTCGGGCCCCCTACTGAGGGGAGCTGGAACAGTAAGAGGCTGCAGACACCCAGGAGGGAGCAAGGGGCATTTGCTGAGAGACAGTGCCACCTCGTGGCAGGAGGCACTCACACCAGGCTTCTGCTCCTAGGCCTTTGGGGGTCTTTCCTGCTGGGGCCCCTGCACAGGAAGCAGTGAGCCAGGCTTTTGCCACCCGGGCAGCACTGGAGCCTCTGACAGCAGCATGCCCCGTGGCATCAGCTGAGGTCGGCTCTGCCCATGGAGAAGGCAGGCAGACTAGAATTTTAGCCGACAGCCATTTGGCGCCACGGGAGGGCAGAAATGGAAGGTCCTGCTCTCAGGCTTGTCGCTGCACAGCAGGAGGGGTGGGCTGGGTGCTGTTTGGCTGCCAGTGTGTGTGTTCGTGGTGTCTTGAGAAGTAACAGCATGCCGTGAGGCTCTTCCAGGCAcagccaccctcccctctccaacTCAGGTCCCGGAATCCTTGGGCTTTCCGTAGCGCATGCCTTCCCGTGAGGCTCAGGTCAGAGTGACCGTGGCAGTGAGGGGCCACTTGCAGGACATCCCGGCAGCAGAGAGCCACTCCTGCCACCAGCCTCCCCGAGGTTCTCCCCTGGCTCCAGGCTCAGCTCCAGGAGCCTGCTTCCCGGAGAGAGAGGTGGCTGAGGCCAGCCTGGGTCCGTGGACGACCCGCACTCGGAGGGCCCAGGCTCTGGGGCCCATATGGTCACACCACACACCTATGACTCACTCCTGACTGCTCAGCAGTTTCGGGCCAGGTGAGGTCACCATGATCTCCTCAAGTGACTCGACAGAGCTCACTTCATTCTCAATTGTTGGGTTAGCTGAGCGAGGTAAAGAGTTctcataaaaacacttttttaaactTCCCTATTACAAAAGAAATGTGTGGGCCATGTTAAAAAATTAGCATTACAAAAATGTGTGACTTGGAAAGTGAAAGTCCCTTATATAGTTTTACCCTCTATCAAAATTTTCTATTAGCAGCCTAGtgtgttttctaaataaaaataaataaataaaaataaaaagtttgcattgttttcagagagaggaagggagagggagagagagataggaacatcaatgatgagaatcatcgatcggttgcctcctgcatcccccctactggggatcaagtccataactggggcatgtgccctgacggggaatcaaatcatgacctcctggttcatgggtcgatgctcaactactgagccacaccggccaggcctggtgtattttatttcagcttttctaTACATGCGTAGGTGTGGGGGGAGAGATGAATGTGTTGGTTTCTATACTGACACAGTTCTACAGCTTTTCTTGATTTTTCCAGTAAGAACATTCTACCAGAGGCATTCTTACCACCCCTGCTCAAATTCAGGTTAACTCAGTGAGCCAAGaccagggtgggagggaaggtaaGGCCCAGGGACTCAGAAACGTGAGGGTTTTGGACAGATGTGGTTCCACACGGGGAGAGGGGTCTGTGCTAGAAACCCCATCAGCCTGGAAGAGGAGAGCGCTCCAGAAAGCGTAccccaggaggccagggcagactccacacccatgtccccttccagctccaccaacagtgcaggcgGCCCCGGACAGGCTGCCCTGTGCGTGTGGCCCGGCGAGCGGCTGTCCCAGGGAGCTGCCTGAGCCACTGGGGCGTCCTGTACGTTTCTGCTGAGTTAGGTGCACAGGCCAGGTCACACCCAGCGTCAGAGCTGGGACCTGGGCCCTGAGCCAGGGCAGAGCCTGTGACATCCAGGAGAACAAGGGCAACTCCAAGACCAGCAGCCGAGTGCCAGACCCTCAGCACTCGGCTTATGCAGCCCCTCACATCGGACGTGCCACACCATTTTATGGCAAATAATTCAAACTAGTGTAATAAGGACAAAAAAAATAACTGGAAGGAGGCGCTGGATGGGAGACTGGGCTACAGGGTCACATAAAGCTTCCAGAAAGGAGGAGCCCCGTAAGTGCCCAGCAGCCTCTGCTGCCCCAGGGCAGACAGTGGCGAACCCAGTACCCAGATGAAGAATCCGGCTGCAGGTCTGCACCCGGGGCCCCTCGTAAGTGGCTGCCTGACCAAGGGCAGTAACTGTGTCCTTGCCGGCTAAGTGGAAGTAACACAAATAGTAGCGATCTACACTTAAATTAAATGACACGTATCAGGCACTTAGCACACACCTACTAGACAATATACTCAAATGCCCCGCTACCATCATGATGATTAGCTGACGGCACTCAAAAAAGAATTAACTCCCGGGGGCACAGAGCCTTCCAGGGCCTTTGGGCCTCCCCTCTGGGCACAGCCAGGAACACACCAGCCACTGTGTAGGCCGCACCCGGCCAGGTCCGAGCACACAAGGACAGTGCCACTCCCCCTGGCagggggctgggtgggcaggcgTCAGGCCGACGGTTGAAGAATGCAGCAATCAGAGCGTCTGCAGCGACAGGGGCCCCGGACACCTCCACATCTTGCCTTCCCCAGGCCTAGAAAGGGGTCCTGGCAGGCCGGGACCAGGCAAGGGACCTAGGGCTCCGTGGCTAGATGCGGCTCTGCCTGGGGCTCAGCtctgtggaggggagggagctgtggCCCCTCCTTGTCTCTCAcagaccccccaccaccaccggaGGGCTGCAGCGGTGCTTTCTAAAGGAGCCTCACTGGGTCCCTGGGAAGGGGGTGGCCACCGGGCCTCACTCACCCTGGTCGATGGAGTGCTGCGGCAGCTGGCTCAGCTGGCTGTTGACCACCCCCGCGTAGGTGCGCAGGAACTCCTCCTCGCTGGCCGTTAGCTGCAAGGGGAGAGCGGCAGGTGAGGGCCGACCATCGCTTCTGAAGGCACCTGCCAGGCCTGCTTGGTCCCCAAGAGGTGCCACCTCCTTTGCTCCCTGGAGGTCTGACGCCTCAGCTCCAGAGCAAGCACTCCTGCCAGCCCTGAAACGTGGTCCACGAAGCCTGGCCACTCAGAGCAGACCGGAGGCTGGGCTCGAGGGCAGCGCAGGGCCACTGGGAAGCGCTGCCCTCTCCGTGCCTGTGCCGCCCAGTGCCCCTGGGCGCTCCCTGGGCGAGAGACTCACCCACCTGACCCAGAGGTGGGAAGATGCCCAGCAGTGCCCCTGGAACGGCACTTCCCAGGCTCAGTGCCACATGAACcagccacagagccaaaccaCAGGCTCAGCATCCCCTCCCGACCACGGCTGCTCCAGGCGGGAGCCACAGCCGCGGCTCTGCCCGCACAGGCACTCACGTTTGATCCCATCTTCCTCAGCATGAGCAGCACCCGGACCTTCTGCTGAATGTACATCTCCTCCGGACTCTTCCCGGGAGCCCCCTCGCGGTTCATCCCCTGGCCAGCTCTGGGGACTGCTGCAGAGCGAGAAGCACGGGGGTGTCAGGACGAGACTGCCCAGAGAGACAGGGAGCTTCGTGGGAGTGTCAGGCAGCCCACTTCGCTGCAGGGTCTTGTTTTTGAGAGCCCAGAGCAGGTGGCAAGTTGCCTGTTCTCCCGAGACCCACTAGCCCCGCTGAGGGCAGAGTTCAGCCCAGGGAGACCGAGGTGATCCAGACTCCTGgccagctctgccttccgccgcgaGAGATGGGCGACATGCCCCCACGGTGTCCCTCTCAAAGCAGGCAACTCCGCCAGGAGCAGGAGTGGCACGATCAGAGGCAGCTGGCTAGACCTTCGCTGGAGGAGCTGCGGGATCAGCAcccagccccaagccccaaggcCGCTCTCTCAGGCAAAGCCCCTGCCGAGACCAAGAGGCCAGTTCCCGGGCTGGGCTCCAAGGAGTCCCTCGATGGGGACAGGCGGGCCGGGGCTCCGGGGCCCCGGACCCAGgcccactgccaccaccctcaCAGGCCCAGCCCACCTGTCCCAGGCGGCTCCTGCAGGCAGCAGCTGTGTCCAGGTGCAACGGGGACCGACCTGCAGGAAGTCCCAGGAGAGAAGTCCCAGGGCTTCCCCTCGGGGAGGAGCCAGCGGAGAGGAAGCCGGGCTGGAGGGGTTAGATTACAGATCTGGAACTCCTGGACGAGTCAGAAATAACGCGGCAGctggtgggggaggagcctgggcagcccagggccaggcgcTGCGCGGAGCCCGAGGGAACCGGCGGGTGGGCCAAGAACAGTCCTTGCACCATCACCCATCCCTCGGGTGGCAAGCCCCGGACCAGCAGGCGCTCCCAGGCAGGGTGACCTCCTGGGGAGGCGGCTCTCTGTGCAAAGGGCGGACTCAGAGATGTGCCAGCGCCTGCACAGCAGCTTCCCTGGACGTCCCCGCCAACAGCTCGGTCCCCACAGCCTAGCCGAGGCCCTGGCCCTAAAAGCCCACGCGACGGGCCgaaggctggccagctggggttTAAGTAGCGGCCCTGTGCCTGATGTGACATGGGCCCCTTTCAGGGCCTTCCCTGCTGCCACCAAAGCCCCAGGCTCCCCAGTCAACTGTccacccgcctcccctcctccaggtgcAGAAGAGGGTCTAACAACGGGTCCCTGGGACAGCGCGGTAAGGCGCCTCAAGGATGGTCTCCGATGAGAGgcagccccccgccgccccctggGCCAGGTGCGCAGAGTGCAGGGGGCAACCCTAACTTCCCAGCACAGCTGAGCGGGCAAGCTGGGTTCCGGGTTTCACTTCTCACGCTGACCCCTTCTCACTGCCTTCCGCTCCCCCCCCAACCGCCAAATGATCTTTACAAAAAAGCCGGACAGATGACAGCACTCCCCAACACCACAGCCTTTGCCAGAGCCCAGGAGGCCCGCACAGTcggccctgccccttcctccctcctccccttgccGCTCGGCcttcctggccccagtcgggTTCTAGAACATGCCAAGAAGCCCTTTTCCCCGGCAGCCTTTGCACCGAGTGCCCCCTGGGCCCACACTGGATTCCTTTCATCCTCCGTCTCACTCAAAGCCGCCTTCCCAGAAGCCTTTCCTGGCAGCACAGCCAAAGCAgggtctgccccccacccccagcccttaCAGTCACGCAGCCCTGGCTGTCCCAGTTTTCTGAAAGCACCTTGTTGGAGCACTTGCTTTTGTCTCTTCCCAGCCTGACCGGGAGGCCAGGACACGTGTGCTTCGCTCACTCTGTCCTCCTGCGCCCAGCACCGCGCCTGGAGGAGCTTAAGGAATACGGCCAGTGGCTGAATGCAGTGTGGAGACTGGCCTGCCGTGTCTCAGcttccccatccctctaacatccaCACCAATTAGGGCCAAATGCCATCGTGTGAAAGAGGCCCAAGTACCaacccagcctccagaaccaggCTGAGCTTTCCCCAAGGACTCTCGTTCCCGAGCAGCTGGCGTGCTGTGGCCTGTGTGTTCTCCAGAGGACATCTGAAATGCTCCACGTTCCTCCAAACGGGGAGCGAGGCTCCCAGGATTAAATCTCCAATCCGCCCCGTGTCCCAGGGCTAATATGGTCAGTGTGCGCTCTCCTTGCGAAAGACAGCGTGGAAGACACGTGACTAGCCACTAGATGTCGCCACACACAAAAGAACCGGTGTTCCTGTGCCACAAGCCGTCCCCAAGGCCAGCAGGCCCGCCGGGCTCAGGCCCACACCGATCCTACCCAGTGCCAGGCCCCAGAGCAAGATCTAGTCGTTCATTCAGGGGCCAGTTCTTCTAGATGCTGCACATCCCAGGAGCTAGGGGTCCTGGCTTCACAGTGTGGGGAGCCCCTTCCTCACTGTCCCTTCCtgacagccacagccacagccacgctTTCTCCAACAGAGATGCAGGCTCAGAACCAACAGaaaagtgcgtgtgtgtgtgtgtgtgtgtgtgtgtgagtgtgagagagagagagagagagagagagagagagagagagagagaagagagagagagagagagagagagaggaagagagagagggagggagggaggaggagggggaggttttatttttcagaattttgcTCTGTCCTACTCTCCGACCCCAGGCACCCCATACAGATAGATGGGTGTTCCATCATCTTCCACCATTGTGGCCTGTCCCAAGGGACCTCCCACACTCATGCAGTGATTACTAAGTGAGGGCCTTAAAGGGTGTCTTGGGTGCCTGAATATGTCTTTGGGGCCAGGTTACTTCCAAGTCGGCACATTTGCCCGGCAGAGACTGGTTCTTACCTGCTTCTTCTTGCTTCGGGGGAAGAAGATTCctgttatttctaaaaattacGATCTTCCAGGATCCTTCCAGCTCTCGTATGAGCTGATCCCGCCCTGCCTCCTGACAGAGGGCACACCCAGGGCTGGATCTGGGGCAGAAGGTGGCCAATGAGCACACATTTCCGCCCTTCACGCTCCCATCTAAGCAGCCTAGGCCTTCACAACTGGTTTAAATAATTTCCAAATAGAATCTGCAGCACGGGTGTCAGTGAGAAGCAAATGAATAATTGAAGAGAGCAGGCTATAATAACCCAAACAACAGACACTGCAGTCATTGGTATGCTGCAAGGGTATTAAAGTATGTTTGGATTTGGTGCCGATCTACGCAAACATGCTGTTAAATTTTCATTACAAATTCTGACAAACATCAGATTAGCTTCATTTAGAACTCCTATTCTCCCCTGTAGGGATCAAGAACTTGTCTCCATTAAAATGCTGCTAATTTAGACACCACTTATTCATTCTGTGACTCAGCCATGAGGGCCACATGTAATGGTTTCCCGGCCAGCCCCATAAACACCCCCTCACCTAACATGGTAGGATTTCCATTCTAAATCCTAAGAAAATCTCTGTGAACTGCCCAATCAGAGACAGGCTTGCTCCCTCTCTTAGAGATATAACATTCTGGAAGCTAACTAGGGAAGGCATAGATGAGCTGAAgaatagaaaatggaaataaacaacTATCAACTACCCACATAAATAGCGAGGGAGCGGCCTGAGGCTATCTATCAAACCGTAGATCAAAGTGGAGGTGATTCCAGAAAATTACATCTGATTGGGACAAACGCAATGAACAGAAACTGAGGTACACACATCGCTGCAGACACACAGGCATATTcatgcccctcaccccccacacacccgTTGGTTCTGAGCCCGCATCTCTGTTGAAGGAAGGCTGGCCGGTAATGGACCCTGAGGAAGGGCTCCCGGCCACAGGGAAGGATGCGGAGTGACAAGTGGGGGCTGTGGCCTGAGCGGCCACACTGCGCGCCCGGGAGACATCCTGCCCAGTCTCTGCAGGGAACTAATCTTTGCCAGCACAATCCAGTTTCGAAGCAGCTGACCTCTCTTTAGAGGAGTCGGGGAGATGGTGCTGAGGGACCGGCGAGCGGGGCTGCTGGATGGTGCGTGCAGCAGTCAGACCCATTCTGACAACCTGCTCCGAAAGCCGGCTGCTCTCTGACAGGCACGCGTGGCCCTGAACACAAACACAGCTGCCTGCACTCGTTTGTATTTACAAAGTGAAGCTACTGCTGCGTGAACACCCACATTTATGTAAACTGAAATATACACTTATGCCCAGGGTGATCTTGTCCCTGCTTGGAGAACCCTGGGTAACCTCAGGCTGGGCCAGACAGCAGGGGCTCCTTTAGACACACAAGCCCCCTCTGCTCCATGGGTCCCAACAGTTGTCTTTTGTCCATTAAAAAATGTGATCTATTAACCTGAcctgggatggtgaacacacaagacTGTATCGACGTTGCGTtgcagaattgtgcacctgaaatttgtgtaattttgttaaccagtgtcaccccaatagattcaataaaaaaatcaaaaatagccctacccggtttggctcagtggatagagtgctagCCTGCTGACTGCAGGTTCCctgatttgattccggtcaagggcacatgcctggattgagggctcgatccccagtagggggcgtgcaggaggcagccgatcaatcattctctctcatcattgatgtttctatcctctctccctctcccttcctctatgaaatcaataaaaatatattaaaaattaaaaaattttaaaaagtgatatattttaaatgctcacATTTGAAATGTACGTTTACATTTGCATACAAGTATAATACAATATAATTGTGCTATTCATAGAGCTTCTATAAAGTATCACTTCAGAAACTACATGTTAACAGCCTGAAAGTAACCAGCAGAGCCACACACTCCCGCAGGAACCCACCCTCTGAAGGAATGAGCATTATTAGGGACAGTGGAGAAGGGAAATGAGATGCACTCACTTCGCAGTCAAGGGCCCTCCCAACACTGACCTAAAGCCACATCCCCAGACACCCTTCCCCTGGTCCTTACCTGCTTCTGGAAATTAACTTCAGGCAAACAGGCGCTCAACTGTGACGGGCGGGCGGGCTGCGCCGGGAGAAATAGGAAGGTGCGGCCCTGTGGAAACAGAACATGGGTCGTGGGAGGAGCCAGGAGGGCCCCAATGGCTGCCGGAGTCCAACCTGGAGCACACGCCCGTGCTGACAGATACAGGGCCGCGGGCGGGAAGCTCATGGCAACGGCCCTGCCGCCGTCCAGAAATACCTGTGTGTCTGgccagcccaggagcctgcacCAACACCTCTGGGATGAGGTGCTGACTGCGGCTGTGCCTGCTGTCATTTCCCACTAAAGCAGGTCAgcacacaccctcctccccctgagtTAGTCACCAAGTCCAAGGGAAGCTGTGCTGGGACCAGAGTGAGTCACTCCAGGGCAGCTGACCGGCAAGCCCCACACCCGCACACGAAGGTGCACCCTCCAAACCGAACCTGAGTCAGGCACAGGTCCCTGCGCTCCATCTCCTCTGTGCCCGGCGTGCACTGTGTCTGTGCTGGTACACGGAAGCATAAACTAACACACAACACAGTTGCAGGTAACTTACAACCTACTCGCCTGGCCACAAAACCGCTTGTGCCCAACACACCTCTGCCAGGAATCAAAGAACACGGTCTTCTTGTCTTCTGTCTCCCACACACCGCTCATCGCCCAGGCCCTTTGCAGGTTAATTAACAGAAACAGGGACAAGGAGAAGAGGCCAACAGGTGGGAGACacagggggacaggcaggggtcACCAGGGAGACTTGCCCTCGGGCTGCCACCTGGTCAACCTCCTCCGCTGTGGCACACAGACCTCAGCACCTGGGTTCAAGGTGGCCTCCCGGCTCAGCCCTGCAGTGAGGACAGGGGTCCGAGGACAACACTTTGAGAAACCTGTTCCAAGGGCAGGAACGGGACCATGGGAGCTTGGAAACCCTGTGTCTTCACAATTTCTGCAAAGGAAGCTGATCGCTCACCCGAGGGGCCGAGGGAAATGTGTTTTCCATAAAAAGTGAGATTTCAGCAGCCTCCCCTACAGGTAGACATGTCTCTGCCCTCTGGGTCTCTGCTCTGTATCCCTTCAACTACCAATGGCCCTGGGGTGGAGGAGCCATCACCCTCAGACTACCCTGTGGGAACAGACATTTATAGTGACTAATTGCTCTTTTATTC
Coding sequences within it:
- the CTNNBIP1 gene encoding beta-catenin-interacting protein 1 isoform X2, which codes for MNREGAPGKSPEEMYIQQKVRVLLMLRKMGSNLTASEEEFLRTYAGVVNSQLSQLPQHSIDQDEETVWTSLLITGTRLCLKQDRHPGYCVLSTYCSFRSHVFPARLTKSPPYPPI
- the CTNNBIP1 gene encoding beta-catenin-interacting protein 1 isoform X1; its protein translation is MNREGAPGKSPEEMYIQQKVRVLLMLRKMGSNLTASEEEFLRTYAGVVNSQLSQLPQHSIDQGAEDVVMAFSRSETEDRRQ